tccaagatgttttttttttcaaaatagttacACCGCGTTGCTCTATCACAATTAAAAGATGATGACCAAATATACTGTCACAGACAGTGACGTCAGTGACGTCCAAAACTACAGTTTACAGAAGGAAAAAGCATAACGATTTGGCGTTTTGGAAAAACTTCCTTAAACGACATTAATACCTTCCTGTGAATCCGCACaccaaaataattagaaaactGAACTAATAAGGATAACCATTTACTGTACGTTTTAGGTAGGCACAAAGCTTTCTAAAAACTTTACATTTCATGATCCTCAAAACCTATTTTATGCTACTGCGGCTagtagatgtttttttttttaatagttacaCCGCGTTGCTCTATCACAATTAAAAGATGATGACCACTGTCACTTGAAATCCACTAATCCTGACCTACCTTAATATCGCCCATTATCATCTCATGGACTTTAAAATAAGGGTGGAAATAAGCATCCTACATTGCCTGTATCCAACAAAATTAACATGACGTCTGCCAAATCCGCAGCCACTATGAATGTTTTAGTAAGCTGCGATCGTGGAACGTATAAATGCTCAGTGCCGCGCTCCCGACGCGACTGTCCGCCGAAACCGCGCTTCACTCACCACGCGCACGCGCAcccgaaaataaataacaaaaatcattAACTAAACAAATCAATATCACGAAATTCGAACATCtgtaactaaaaaatatttcctttaaaaTGAATAACGCGGTCTTGTATGAGAAAAGCAATAGCTTGCAGAAGAGAGATGCTATCATGTGTCTAGAAGAATACGCTTCGAAAATTAAGTGGAAGAAGAGTAACAATAATATTCTTGACATAGGCTGTGGGGATGGAAGCGTGACTAATATGCTGAAGAAATATATCCCTACTGATTACAAGTTGCTGGGCTGTGATATCAGCGAGAAGATGGTGAACTTCGCGAATGATCATCATTGTAATGAACAGACTTCTTTCACCGTGCTCGATATTGAGGGAGACCTGCCTGAAGGTATGAAGGGAAACTTCGACCACGTTTTCTCGTTCTACGCTCTGCATTGGGTTAATAACCAAGAgtgagtattattttattatttctaatacaGTAATATTACTTAAATCCAAGCTCAGGAAaaccatttttaaatgtttttcaatttctaatttttattgtattatttcagtatttttgaatgTACTTACTTAGTACCTAGAAGCTAACACTCTCTcactcaataatatattatgatcGAGTATGTCATCTAATCATATGTGTTACTAATGTAGTTACCTACATAGCACGCCAAAAAGATCTCCAAATCTGACACCGGCAGAAACATAAACCCGAGGTGAAGGTCCTAAAATGAAGGGTTAATCTATAGGAAATATACTGAATGTTCTGGAACATTATAGCCTTCAATAATCTAAACTAACTACTGATACTGAAACCtaacttatttttgtaagcTGACCACTAATGCGCCTCTCTTCATTTAATTAGGTGGATTAGAGTCAAATATCATTTAAGATTCAACATAACAACATTTTGTGCAAAGGCGATTAGTTCCATATGTATGATGAATACAATATAGGTTCATACATGTAACTTATCTGTTATGCCTGCTTCGGTAACACCGAACCAAATTGGTTGTAATACATATCTAGGCTGTTGGTCGGAATTTCTTTCTGGTTTTGTTCACAGCTATGCCCATAGCTATGGCTTGTGAGCAATAGAGCATAGCTTACTTCGGCTATTTCTTATGTACTTACGTACATCATTATCTTCTCTAATCCCCCAATAACATGTCTCATGTCTTGTCTCATCCTTTAGCAcctgttaaaaataatgaagcaataatataaacaaCGCTATTTTTCGACTATGTTTATCGGAACATCCGAATTGTTCATAAAGTTCCGGTTGAGCTATGACTCTAACTAATATTTTCAATAGACCTTTGATTAATTTGAAACAATGGGCTATCGGATTCGAGTGCATAAAATTCGGCATTGAACACATTACACTGGCAGACGTAATGCCATATTTAACCTTTACGgctctaaaattaaatttgattCTACTCATAAGCGACCTATAAAATGACCGAATTAGTCCTTTGTTACCAAGCACGTGTTTAACGTAACAAGTGCTATGTAGTTCCTATACGTAGTTCATTTGTAACTATTCGAAAGCTCTTTCGAGAAGCTTCGAGTATTTTTCGTAAGGAACATTCTAGTTGCTTAAGTTTTTCAAGCTATGGATACATGATGGTTCTATGGGTCTATAACAAATGCATATGGACAAAATACTTCTTCCCTAGAGAAGTTTCATGACCTGACGCTAAATCTTAACGAAATGTAACGCCTGAAGCTTAAGAGTTAGCAATTGGTACCATATCTGGCACGTCCACCATCCCAAAATGGAATAAGTTCTTAACGTTGATTGATACCGTCTGTTAAGCAGTTCAATTTCTTTCTTATTTCCTTATTGTATTGAGTAAATAAAGACTCATTTTACCACCTAGTGACTGTTATTACAAACTGGAACCAGCAATACGCAGCTAAGCAACCTATTGCTTATCCTTACCTCATGGTAGCAACATTCTAAGTAACAACTTCACCTCTTTCAGACGAGCATTCAACAACATATACAACCTTCTAAGCGAGGATGGGGAGTGCTTCACGATATTTGTAGCCTGGGCACCTGTGTTTGACGTGTACCGGGTGCTCGCGCGCAACAACAAGTGGAGTCAATGGGTGCATGATGTCGACAGATACATATCGCCCTACCACGACTCTTTGGTAAGCATTCTACGCAGGCGCTACTGAAATCTTAAAACATGATCAGGAATGGCAAACTCAGGCCTTAAATAGCTAATAGTAAAAGattctttgatttttttttggttaaattattcaattattacAGCTATTTggactgtcatttgtttttggtgaTTCCCTTTCCCCATAGTCTGACGTAGCACTgagtaaaatacatattttccatTACTCATTTACCatgtttaataattaatttaaatatttcaggaGCCGGAAAAAGACTTAAAGGCAATGATAGACAAAATTGGATTCGTTGACGTCGATGTGGAATGTAAAGAATTGGTATTCGTGTACGACAACATACATATCTTGCGAAGTGAGTCATACTTTTTAACCCTTTTTGGCATACCTACACTTTATTTATCCTTTCATTCGTGAATCTCTAAAttaccatatttatttatttattttattggccaTATAATTGTTGTGAGTAAATACAATGATTTTTATGGTTAACATTCCCCTTTGTAACTTgatcgtcatctgcctagcttattcccaactatgttggggtggacctccagtctaaccggttgcagctgagtgccagcgttttataaggagcgactgcctatctgacctcctcgacccgcGGGGTACTCAATACCCCTAcataaaactggttgtcagacttacaggcttctcccgtaacgactgccaaagatgttcaatgacagcctgggcctacagtttatcgtgcttctGCTCTCCTTTGAACTTGATGActacaaattaaaacaataccaTTTATATTACAGAAGCACTAACAGCTATCAACCCTTTCAAAATTCCCAAGGAAAAATACGATGACTTCATGGAAGATTATATGGATATACTGAAAGAACTACAAATTTTAGACAAGtacaacaataattatgaaaagaGCGTTGAATTCAATTACCGTTTGCTCGTAGTGTATGCTCGGAAGCCTGACTCGCAGGATAAAATGTTAGAAGCCCTAAATGGACAAACGTAGattgaacattttatatttttagttatggTAAAGCACGGTGTAAAACAGTTATTAGTAGTTATGGATGAATTTATAGAGTATCTCGTCAGGTTTAGTTTTCGGCCTGGTatgaaatgttgttttttaagTAAGCTATTTTGgtaatgtaaacaatatttaaaggCAGGAAAATCATGTGTGTGTGAGCAAAAATATATGCTTAATTTAAGCATCTACCTATACCGAGTCCAGAGAATTCTAATGATAACAGATACATTTTTTGAAATAAGTTCCGaatgttttgaataatattagtTACGATTTTATGAACATAGAAaacttttctctttataataaaaaatatcaattataaCTACATGTATAACGTACTAGGGATCATTTGCTTGCAGTGCAGTTACAAAATGACATTCCACTTAAAGATGtattaattcattaaataagtATACGAAAGATGTGCATATTTTTGTGTAATGAGTTTtagataagtacttatttattaatttatatagttTACCTAAGTAAATTGACTCTAAAGGTAAGCTAGGTCTCGGTATGTAAACTAGCTGGGTCTGGAAAATAAACGAAGTACAATCTAACAATGcttaaaagttaatattttcctTCAAACACATaactataaaatgtatgtaattctGCAGGAGAATGCACATgtagtttcatgaaaattttattaaaagtctttgtcgaaaaatatttttagtatttaaatagataggattaggtacaaattatttaatttaggtaaattaaaaaaatatttttgatttaatattgttattagaGTATTTTATTTGACTACACATTTGtaccttttaataaatattattagattacaaaaaataaagaaattattaagaATAATCTGCTTTCATTAAGTCCTAATGGCGGGTAGAcataattacacaaaataatcCAAACTTTTTGTTACACTTGGGAAAAAACAAATTATGACAACTGTCAAAAGTACAATAATAGTGAAAAGTCAAAAAATTAAGGTCGACTTTATTGTATAGTGGAAGCTATTACAATTATTTGTGCTAAAGAGAACAATATAGAAAAGTTGAATTACTAATAGTGATTGTAAAGCTCGCCAATAGGACACATTGGCATAGCCGTATTAATTCCCTTCAGTTGTAGTACAAGCCGCCAAAACGTCTAAAATGCAAAAGAAAAGATCGGTAAGAAAAAATACAACAGCATCATAATCAATTTAACCTGAGTCGCGTCATATTTATTATCCAATTAAAACTTCCAGGCGCGTTCAGCGTCGGCAATGTCACAAAAATCCGATGTCCAGGTTCCTGCTAATATGGACGTTCCACCATCAGATTCTTTAGTCTTAAAAGTCATGAGCCTTCGCTTACCCGATCAGGATCCCAAGCACTTTGCCATAAAAGTAACATTCTTCGATCAACTGCTGGTGCATGCTATAATTAAGTCGATAGGCGCCAGAGATGAAGAATCTAGTAATTCAGTAGCAAATGGCACCTTGACTTATGATCCGTCGGATTACGAGAAAATGAGCTTGTATGCGGACTGTCCTTTAGTTGGTATGACATACTTTagtacttttgaaatatttttgaacacaataaagcatattttttagaTCATTTAATCCCTTGCGTTTGCCCCCGGCATAGCGTAGTTATCTAGATATCATATATTTTAGTAACGTGCTCAAAGTGTTCTAGGACatgaaataatatacctaaagctCTTATCGTCTATATAAATCGAATGGTTCGTTATTTCTCAGTGCATATTCAACCTCTTAGAAACATTGATACATCAAAATCGAGCGCTTACCACTTGGAACAGAGTGTTATAAATCCAACAAAAACACGGAACATCAGTTGCTGCAACATTGATATTCTGTCCATTTTCCTCGGCATGGAAGGTTCGTACTGAAACTATTACTTAGTACTTGAAACATTTCACATAAGGTTACTTATATtcactttaaattaaatagaattttaaggaaaattcaaaattagtcCTATCTCAGATGTAACCTTCTAaggatatgtaaaatattttcaattccaGACCAACAAAAGATGTGTATTAAGAAACGCATGGAGCCAATGGTTGAGCCATCAATGATGCATCGCAAGAGTTGGGATACTCTTCCACTTCTCACGTTAGAACTAACAGCGGAAAGGGATGCCTCGAATATAACGCATCACAAAGTTTTGAGAGACGCAAACTGGATGAAAGTGACTCTGGTCGCGTGTTACAATATGTTCATTCCGTTTGAAAAGGACTACGTCTACACCGCAGCTTCGAAATTACCTTCTTACAGTGATgataacgtaaatattttttttaatcctgtAGAAATATATTCCTGACAATATTTTGGTTGAAACTAATCAAAAGTGTTGGTACACCAAACCAAATACCACAGATTTACCAGagttatgttaaaattaacccattcattgtttatgtatattttctacCAGGAAGCCAGCCTCATAACTTTTAGCCAAGGCTATAGAGAGCCACGACGATTCAATTGTACTAATTTCTATCCAAAATGGGAAAGTTTGAGATCTGCAGGAGAAGTTTTTACACAATCTGATCAAAAATTGCaatgtaatttaaaagaattaaaGAATGAAGATAATATCGACCTCCAACACTACTTGAATAAAGTACTTCCTTATCGTAAGTTAAAAATGTTGTACATTCATGATTTAGAAACTTAGACTTTGTGATTTCTGGTTTCTCCTTATTATCTATTCCTCTCAGATACCGCGGTTTGGGGCTCTTTCCACCGAACGCTAATGCTAAAGGATAAAGATGCTTGGCTGTGGAATCACCTCCGCTGTCACAAGTGGCCCTTCGAGATGCACATCTATGGAGACAG
This genomic window from Helicoverpa armigera isolate CAAS_96S chromosome 13, ASM3070526v1, whole genome shotgun sequence contains:
- the LOC110370758 gene encoding uncharacterized protein LOC110370758, with protein sequence MNDPELYNVANSLQKKGAIQCLNEYAKKINWKNIGDSVIDLGCGDGSMTVILKKYMPRNYKKLVACDISEKAVKYASEHHSDEVTMFRVLDIQGDLPTEMYSAFNHVFSFYALHWIRNQEKAFRNIYNLLEDGGDCLLMFLGYTPVYSVYNALAQYSKWKSWLKDVNTFISPYHDMQEPEKKVTQMMEEIGFRNIDVKCKDMLFVFDSVEAMKNTVKAIEPFDMPKDVYEEFMQDYYAVAQELGVVEINNNNVGEPTINCNYCLLVVCASKISFKMNNAVLYEKSNSLQKRDAIMCLEEYASKIKWKKSNNNILDIGCGDGSVTNMLKKYIPTDYKLLGCDISEKMVNFANDHHCNEQTSFTVLDIEGDLPEGMKGNFDHVFSFYALHWVNNQERAFNNIYNLLSEDGECFTIFVAWAPVFDVYRVLARNNKWSQWVHDVDRYISPYHDSLEPEKDLKAMIDKIGFVDVDVECKELVFVYDNIHILRKALTAINPFKIPKEKYDDFMEDYMDILKELQILDKYNNNYEKSVEFNYRLLVVYARKPDSQDKMLEALNGQT